AATTGACCGGTGGAGTAAGATATATTGTTCCACTAATGGCAGCTGCTATGGCCAGTAAATGGGTCGGCGATGCGCTCGGTAAACAGGGAATATATGACGCGCATATTGGACTCAATGGATACCCATTTTTGGACAGTAAAGACGAATTTCAGCATACAACACTTGCTGCTGACGTTATGCAGCCAAagtaagttttaatttaatttttataaaattagtctacagatagtcaatttatgatgactAAGTATtgaggctgcattcgaaaatgctctatctctagatacactATAaggaaattaccttgtatctcgtgaactattgacatttttaaagagataagctcatcccgatgttacactcatcgagacctttcatttgagtacccacatcaattttttatatattttatatatttatacatattagatatatgaaaaatatatcaaaatgcatgtgggtactcaaatgaaagctcttgatgagtgtaacatcgaaatgagcttatatcttaaaaaatgtcaataattaagaaatgaccttgtttcttgtgaactgttgacatttttaaagatataagctcatcccaatgttacactcatcgaaatctttcatttgagtacccacatcaatttttcatatatttataaatattatatatatatattatattaaatatatatttttgttatattaattttatatatatgtatatatgaaaaatatataaaaatgcatgtgggtactcaaatgaaagctcttgatgagtgtaacatcgggatgagcttatatctttaaaaatgtcaatatttaagaaagtacagtgcaatttaacaaaaagtcattatttaataaagcaaaattttatttaattatagttcacaagtcacatagtgactgcaaagttgctagtattaatttatttgtttacagGCGTAATGAAACATTACACGTATTAACTCAAGATTCAATGACCGTCGAGGACGTAGAGAATCTTTTAAAAGAAACAGAACATAATGGATTTCCTGTAATAGTATCCAAAGAGTCACAGTATCTTGTGGGTTTTGTTTTACGGCGTGATTTAAATCTTGCCATTGCTaatgctaaaaaaataatggacGGTATAACAAGGCAGTCATTAGTTATCTTTACTAGTGGTAATAATTTACCAGTTCACACATCAACGCCTTtgaaattgaagaaaataCTAGATATGGCGCCTATTACTATTACTGATCAAACTCCGATGGAAACAGTCGTTGATATGTTTAGAAAATTAGGTCTACGTCAAACACTTGTAACTCACAATGGGTAAgtattttatactatttacAATGATGATATTagtcattaaaataatactgatttaaattattacagaCGACTATTGGGAGTGATTACGAAAAAAGATGTTTTACGACACGTAAAACAGCTAGATGACGAAGACCCCAATTCagtgttatttaattaaaatttatcattaccTCATAAAATCATTTTGCATATAAAAAaggaacaaattttaaaaatctctattttttttcatcgttACATCACACTTCCAGGAAATATTACTTCCTtaagatttcatttttttttatatttatttcatactAAAGTCATCTATTGATTATTAATGACATAAATATATAGCGacgatattaattaattagttagttACTTTAAAATCATCTGAATAAGTATTCTgcagtaattattatttaattaaaaaatcacgaAAGCTagaaatttatacttttagaCGCTATGAGCTATGAAACAATTTCGTCCAACTTATGATCAATTTATTAGGCGTTATTCATGACtacaattatataaatatgataAAGTAATTAATGAGTGTACAGGTGTGCTCGAAATTCAAAAGTAAacatactttttttcttcattattattattaatattattattcttcatgttatactaattataaataattaaatattaattgcgTATTCTATTGTAATATTTGGAAAATTGTACATAATAATTGCAACAAAAATTGtccattaaataaatataatattaaatcatacattaatttttttctatcataattatgaccaaaaattttaacatttatttgaaGCAAATTTATTACAcatatgtattatgtattttattgacactaaattttttaactgataaattataacaagaaaaatttattttcaaaattttatctttagaagctttaaaaaattataaatgcaatttttttttaatattttatttttcaaaaaaaaatttaatttaaaaattccgaatgtaaaattaaaaaaaaattttataaaaattaatttagtaagatatttattaaattttaataatttttgaaacaagtaaattacggcaaaaaaaaattgtcagatagaaattttaataaattaaaaatggattttttttaatttatttgttaaaaaaaattaaaaaataattaagtgactgctaattttaatgtcataaaaatttttagaagcatttttttcattgtaagtaattgatttgttataaaaattaaaaaaattaacatgaaaattaaataaaccgacatttgaaaattttgataatttattttattgaaaaataatttaaaaaaaattaaaacaaaaattttctcatatagaaaatttaaaaaattatccgtggaattttttaaaaatagttttttagttctaatttttaactaataaaaaaaaatcaaaaatttttaagggcCAGTTGTTTTTCAACCCCGggtttaagtatttttatcattgtgaatatatctatatatctatattatatatagatatattcacAATGATGAAATACTTAAACCCGGtgttgaaaaactggccctaagtGTTGGTTAACTTAGGGCCAGCTTTtcaatccaggataaaattttatccaatgatgaaatatatctatatatatcatatatataaatataccggcaataataattttatcctggataaaatttgatctcggattgaaaaactggcccttaattttaatttatttttttttattttttcaattaaatttgatttgttataaaaattaaaaaaattgacagctgtcagctAACGTCAGTACCATGTACTTAGTTTGAAAACCCGCCAAAAAGTAGTGACTCTCCCAGCGATCGACTTCGACCTATCGAATAGCGACAATCGATAGTGAATGTAGGTTTGGTGTGTTGGGGCAGGGACGCAGTTGTAGTTGTGTTGGatgttgaataaaattgaagTAGAATATCCAGCCCAGCATAAAGTAAACCAGCAATATCCAGTGTGTCATTGATGCACATTATAGTTACATAGTAAATGATTGCGAGAATGTGTTGTGATGTTCCTGTTTGTTGATGATAAATTACTCACTCGGTGTAGATGCTTTTTGGTGAGTTGAGtggttaatttttagttaataaataaaataaatttattttttaattcaccaGCCACACGGGCCGATTTGAAAGGTTATAAAATTAGTGTTAGcggtttttataaaatactgTTACCCGACGGTGTCTCAGGATGTCCTCGTtgtcatttaaattaacaagAATTTATGCATcacatttttcattattacatATGTCTACATCATACACAatgagtttattatttatattatattacctAAATACCTAGTAAATTAGCCATTACTATTACTCACAGCTATTGGGttgtttttatataaattaaatttattaaatttcattggACGCCATCGACCAACGACAACTTAACCTTTTCTAACCCACGGAATTCTTTTACTCGGTAAATCGGCTCATATTTCTGCgatactaatattttttttaattcacacTATTTCTCAtcttcattatcattattatgatTGATTTCACAGTTTAAATTACAACCTCAAGTTATATCTAGTTGTAAAACAGCaactactatttttttttttgacttaataaaattaaaaaatacgttacagtgaataaaattatataaacgAGTAAATTAATCATATTATGTAGACTTATATTAATTgagtgtataaatataaataataatgatgtaatgtattaattataataattgttactGATATAGGTGAAGTGTGTATAGATAAATTGGTGAGCCGGCAGGCAAGATGGGCAAACTCTTGTCAAAAATATTTGGCAACAAGGAGATGCGCATCCTTATGTTGGGATTAGACGCAGCTGGAAAAACTAGTAtcctttttatattattaaataattaaatgtaaatttttaatcaattttattccttaataatgataatcagCAATATTGTATAAACTTAAATTTGGACAGTCTGTCACAACAATACCAACAGTAGGATTTAATGTGGAAACAGTAACATACAGAAATGTTAAATTCAATGTTTGGGTAAGTttattgtgaattttattaaattattataattatggttatgataatttaaaacaaataattgtaGGACGTGGGCGGTCAAGATAAAATACGCCCGCTTTGGCGTCATTATTATACCGGAACACAAGGACTTATTTTTGTAGTGGATTGTGCAGATCGTGATCGAATTGACGAGGCTCGTCAAGAATTGCATCGAATTATCAACGACAGAGAAATGCGTGACGCTATTATATTAGTATTTGCCAATAAGCAAGATCTTCCTAatggtaatattttttttatttcaattgggTTAATTTAAAAGACATATTCTATCAATCTAtgaatacacggaaaaaatttaactaaaattcaCTTGGatttcggttaatttttagtttcaaaTAGTACAGCGAAAATCAGGGTggcacaaatttaaatattacaaaatttaatgtagaaagagtaaaagccacaatttattatttaatatcgaaaatgagattagtagctgtcactaatagtaaataatgacTCTCTCATCTTAAGAAATTACtgttcaaacagtaaaaattgccgtttctATATACGGTCTATACTATGAGAAGAAGGGGAAGGTAtcacactcggagaatttaacatttgaaacagtaaaaattctactcttaaaatatatattttaccagtccaaacaaatcaataattatagtttgatttttagcgttgtttttaaaatttaccattttactttgtaaatattgacgtcgcttgtatagaaatttagtaactagtttatattttttacatatcatgcgatcattttttaggtacgaaatgatgaagatcaaagtcaaaattcttaattattatactttaacattttcgactttcacatagcgaatattactgtttgaaatagtactTTCTTtcatctaaataataaattgtagcatttaaatgataaatattataaagtgattattaaaatccagattttactgtttgaaatggttttgatcgttaattattataaatcgactatcatttattacagtttacttttttccgtgtaaaattcactcggtttccggttaatttttagcttcaaacagtacagcggaCATCAGCGTGGCACAAATcttaatattacaaaacttaatgtagaaagtgtaaaagctacaatttataatttattatcaaaaatgtgattagtagcagtcactatagtaaataacgactctcttatcttaaaaaattactgtttcaaacagtaaaaattgccgtttcaatatataatctatactatgaggagaaggaGAAGGTAtcacactcggagaatttgacatttgaaacagtaaaaatgctacttttaaaatatatattttaccagtccaaacaaatcaataattatagtttgatttttagcgttgttttataaaatttaccattttactgtgtaaatattgacgttgcttgtatagaaatttGGTAactagtttatattttttacatatcatgcgat
This genomic interval from Cotesia glomerata isolate CgM1 linkage group LG1, MPM_Cglom_v2.3, whole genome shotgun sequence contains the following:
- the LOC123264163 gene encoding ADP-ribosylation factor 6, whose protein sequence is MGKLLSKIFGNKEMRILMLGLDAAGKTTILYKLKFGQSVTTIPTVGFNVETVTYRNVKFNVWDVGGQDKIRPLWRHYYTGTQGLIFVVDCADRDRIDEARQELHRIINDREMRDAIILVFANKQDLPNAMKPHEIQEKLGLTRIRDRNWYVQPSCATTGDGLYEGLTWLTSNHKL